From a single Miltoncostaea oceani genomic region:
- a CDS encoding RNA polymerase sigma factor produces MTSAVVHEEVLILERASEGDERALELLYDLYAPAAYGLAVRMVGERREAEDVVQEAFMTLWRSGARQFDPERGTARGWFMASVRNRALDHLRARARHNRRVAVAEQAARVVSQVEAPTEDLVIAVAQQSAAREVLATLGEDQRRVIELAYFDGLTHREIAADLGVPTGTVKSRLRVGLEKMRTELRERGWAT; encoded by the coding sequence ATGACATCCGCCGTAGTCCATGAGGAGGTGCTGATCCTCGAGCGTGCATCCGAGGGAGATGAGCGTGCCCTCGAGCTGCTGTATGACCTCTACGCGCCGGCGGCCTACGGCCTCGCGGTGCGGATGGTCGGGGAGCGCCGCGAGGCGGAGGACGTCGTCCAGGAGGCCTTCATGACGCTGTGGCGCTCCGGAGCGCGCCAGTTCGATCCGGAGCGGGGCACCGCCCGCGGATGGTTCATGGCCTCGGTGCGCAACCGCGCCTTGGATCACCTGCGCGCACGGGCCCGCCACAACCGCCGGGTCGCAGTGGCAGAGCAGGCGGCCCGGGTCGTGTCCCAGGTCGAGGCACCGACCGAGGACCTGGTCATCGCCGTCGCCCAGCAGAGCGCCGCCCGGGAGGTGCTGGCCACGCTCGGCGAGGATCAGCGTCGGGTGATCGAGCTCGCCTACTTCGACGGGCTCACCCACCGGGAGATCGCCGCGGATCTCGGAGTCCCCACGGGGACGGTCAAGAGCCGTCTCCGGGTCGGCCTGGAGAAGATGCGCACGGAGCTGAGGGAGCGGGGATGGGCGACGTGA
- a CDS encoding anti-sigma factor — MTDNHARFGDLLAVAALGAADPDEVAEVRAHATECVVCADELLGLEKAAGVLALAVADCEPPDRLRARVLNAAWSESAPASDAAQPPARVQGVVHDLRAWLASRAPRGRFLVPVATAALVLVVGLGSLDRSETASPVASATALVGLGAEGQDSAGSIARFEESDVSYISARGLPAPDSGTEYVVWRIRDGRSQALGVLEGANPSAVIVRGVSAGDEIAVTLEPVSDRLPSRPSSPPVMSGSIA; from the coding sequence GTGACCGACAATCACGCCCGCTTCGGCGATCTGCTCGCCGTCGCGGCGCTCGGTGCCGCGGATCCTGATGAGGTGGCAGAGGTGCGCGCCCACGCCACTGAGTGCGTCGTCTGCGCCGACGAGCTCCTCGGTCTGGAGAAGGCAGCGGGGGTGCTGGCCCTTGCGGTCGCCGACTGCGAGCCGCCGGATCGCCTCCGCGCGCGCGTCCTGAACGCCGCCTGGTCGGAATCCGCCCCTGCTAGCGACGCCGCGCAGCCGCCGGCCCGCGTCCAGGGCGTCGTCCACGACCTCCGCGCATGGCTCGCCTCCCGGGCTCCCCGGGGTCGTTTCCTCGTGCCCGTCGCGACCGCGGCCCTCGTCCTCGTCGTCGGTCTCGGGTCTCTCGATAGGTCCGAGACCGCTTCGCCGGTGGCTTCGGCGACCGCGCTCGTCGGCCTCGGGGCCGAAGGCCAGGACTCGGCGGGGAGCATCGCCCGGTTCGAGGAGTCGGATGTCTCCTACATCTCCGCGCGCGGGCTGCCTGCGCCTGACAGCGGCACGGAGTATGTGGTCTGGCGTATCCGCGATGGACGCTCGCAGGCTCTCGGCGTCCTCGAGGGGGCGAACCCGAGCGCGGTCATCGTCCGCGGTGTCAGCGCCGGCGACGAGATCGCCGTCACGCTCGAACCTGTCTCTGACCGGCTTCCCAGCCGCCCGAGCAGCCCTCCTGTGATGAGCGGCTCGATCGCCTGA
- a CDS encoding 5' nucleotidase, NT5C type produces MRTTVPAGGRASPRHLERLDAVAYGQWQETLRSLHDESALHLHLPPQGQPGLRCDGSASPVIALDLDSTVFPLIDAVASIPGNEDFSMSEVSHWDYLIGRFGGIAPMMELLEAAMHPDRSLHVAPYAGCREVLTEIIEAHNARLVVMTDRPLRCVGHTREYLDHHDLPYSAILCGRMSDKITISRLLGARTIIDDRPSTLEAAHAAGMATLTLAHPYNASVRSELGIAPADDWNQLAPALAAALAA; encoded by the coding sequence ATGAGAACCACGGTGCCGGCGGGCGGCCGGGCGTCGCCCCGGCACCTGGAGCGACTCGACGCCGTGGCGTACGGGCAGTGGCAGGAGACGCTGCGCTCGCTTCACGACGAGAGCGCGCTCCACCTCCATCTGCCGCCCCAGGGGCAGCCCGGCCTTCGGTGCGATGGTTCGGCGAGCCCGGTGATCGCCCTGGATCTCGATTCGACGGTGTTCCCTCTCATCGACGCGGTCGCGTCGATCCCGGGTAACGAGGACTTCTCGATGAGCGAGGTCAGCCACTGGGACTACCTGATCGGCCGCTTCGGCGGGATCGCGCCGATGATGGAGCTCCTCGAGGCGGCGATGCATCCTGACCGCAGCCTTCACGTGGCTCCGTATGCCGGATGCCGCGAGGTCCTCACCGAGATCATCGAGGCCCACAACGCGCGCCTGGTGGTCATGACCGACCGTCCTCTGCGCTGCGTCGGGCACACGCGCGAGTACCTCGACCACCACGATCTGCCCTACAGCGCGATCCTCTGTGGCCGGATGTCGGACAAGATCACGATCAGCCGCCTTCTCGGCGCCAGGACCATCATCGACGACCGCCCGTCCACGCTCGAGGCGGCCCACGCGGCGGGGATGGCCACGCTGACGCTGGCCCATCCCTACAACGCGTCGGTGCGCTCAGAGCTCGGGATCGCACCGGCGGACGACTGGAACCAGCTGGCGCCCGCTCTCGCGGCGGCCCTGGCGGCCTAG
- a CDS encoding S8/S53 family peptidase, which yields MATGISVLFACTVATAAPASVAVIDTSSSAGAGLLPGVVLAEGPAGADPRSHGSLMSVAIAAPWGSAPGAPVVHYNCATPQELIDGACALRSITDAAERGVGVISLSWSFPMASVPEAYRAEFAAVVARARAQGTLVFAAAYSGGPTFPADLPGVVSVGAAEANGSPIDPADNAAIRVATQNAPGRDASGVEIVRLGSSFATAEVAGQAARIISEEPGAGLDRVLARIDRTLGRSAPGAAGPVAAAHSGSQSRPGRATAPGPSVASLRRQLQKSITTRRAGRVLIIRGTLPRGGVLRISHAGTTRTLRRLPARIRVASPAHRVIPASVSVAGVRIAIAIRVPALRR from the coding sequence TTGGCAACCGGGATCTCGGTGCTTTTTGCCTGCACCGTCGCGACCGCGGCACCCGCTTCGGTGGCCGTCATCGACACCTCGAGCAGTGCCGGCGCGGGGCTCCTGCCGGGTGTCGTCCTTGCCGAGGGTCCCGCCGGGGCGGATCCGCGCTCCCACGGGTCCCTGATGAGCGTCGCGATCGCCGCTCCCTGGGGCTCGGCGCCCGGCGCCCCGGTGGTCCACTACAACTGCGCGACCCCGCAGGAGCTGATCGACGGCGCCTGCGCCCTGCGGTCGATCACTGACGCCGCCGAGCGCGGGGTCGGGGTCATCTCCCTGAGCTGGAGCTTCCCGATGGCCTCGGTTCCCGAGGCATACCGCGCCGAGTTTGCGGCTGTGGTCGCCCGGGCCCGCGCCCAGGGGACGCTGGTCTTCGCAGCGGCCTACTCGGGTGGCCCGACCTTCCCTGCGGATCTGCCGGGTGTCGTCTCGGTCGGCGCCGCCGAGGCCAACGGTTCTCCCATCGACCCGGCCGACAACGCCGCGATCCGGGTCGCGACCCAGAACGCCCCGGGGCGGGATGCCTCGGGCGTCGAGATCGTGCGCCTCGGTTCGTCGTTCGCGACGGCCGAGGTCGCCGGGCAGGCGGCCCGGATCATCAGCGAGGAGCCGGGCGCGGGTCTCGACCGCGTGCTCGCCCGGATCGACCGCACGCTCGGCCGTTCGGCCCCCGGCGCCGCCGGTCCGGTCGCAGCCGCCCACTCGGGGTCGCAGTCGCGCCCGGGCCGCGCCACCGCGCCGGGTCCGAGCGTCGCGAGCCTGCGCCGTCAGCTGCAGAAGTCGATCACGACCCGTCGGGCCGGCCGGGTCCTGATCATCCGCGGCACGCTGCCGCGCGGCGGGGTGCTTCGCATCTCCCACGCAGGCACGACGCGCACCCTGCGTCGCCTGCCGGCCCGGATCCGGGTCGCCTCGCCTGCGCACCGGGTGATCCCGGCGAGTGTCAGCGTGGCCGGGGTCCGGATCGCGATCGCGATCCGCGTCCCCGCCCTGCGTCGCTAG
- the tyrS gene encoding tyrosine--tRNA ligase, with amino-acid sequence MDCLPVGDLERKLALGRPLRVKFGVDPTAPDIHLGHTVPLLKLREFQDQGHTVVLIIGDWTARVGDPSGRSATRPLIDPEAVEHNAATYADQAFRILDPERTEVRRNGEWFAQMGLSEVFRLAGSATVNQILHRKDFAERLKRQQPVSMLEMLYPLMQAYDSVRVGSDVEIGGTDQLFNLMMARDLQGQFGAADSQSVLTMPLLVGVDGAAKMSKSLGNQIGVTDAPEEQFGRVMRLPDEAMPSWFEILAPDVAMPPDPLHAKRELARLIVARSHGQPAATEAQSKFDHTVSRGEVPEDAPSLVMAERRGEVHLPALITEHLGVASRNEARRLIGSGAVSVDGRRLTDLDVPAADLIGGTLRVGRRRYLRIA; translated from the coding sequence GTGGACTGCCTGCCTGTGGGGGACCTCGAGCGAAAGCTCGCCCTCGGCCGGCCGCTGCGGGTCAAGTTCGGGGTCGACCCGACGGCGCCCGACATCCACCTCGGGCACACCGTCCCGCTGCTGAAGCTCCGCGAGTTCCAGGACCAGGGGCACACGGTGGTCCTGATCATCGGCGACTGGACCGCCCGCGTCGGTGACCCGAGCGGCCGGAGCGCGACGCGCCCGCTCATCGACCCCGAGGCCGTCGAGCACAACGCTGCCACCTACGCCGACCAGGCCTTCCGGATCCTCGATCCCGAACGCACCGAGGTCCGACGCAACGGCGAGTGGTTCGCCCAGATGGGGCTGTCCGAGGTCTTCCGGCTCGCCGGCTCGGCGACGGTGAACCAGATCCTCCACCGTAAGGACTTCGCTGAGCGCCTGAAGCGCCAGCAGCCGGTGTCGATGCTCGAGATGCTCTACCCGCTGATGCAGGCCTACGACTCAGTGCGGGTCGGATCGGATGTCGAGATCGGAGGGACCGATCAGCTGTTCAACCTGATGATGGCCCGTGACCTCCAGGGGCAGTTCGGCGCCGCGGACTCCCAATCGGTCCTGACCATGCCGTTGTTGGTCGGCGTGGACGGCGCTGCGAAGATGAGCAAGTCCCTCGGGAACCAGATCGGCGTCACCGACGCGCCCGAGGAGCAGTTCGGCCGGGTCATGCGACTCCCGGATGAGGCGATGCCGAGCTGGTTCGAGATTCTCGCCCCCGACGTCGCGATGCCACCTGACCCCTTGCACGCCAAGCGCGAGCTCGCCCGGTTGATCGTCGCTCGCAGCCACGGTCAGCCGGCGGCGACCGAGGCCCAGTCGAAGTTCGACCACACGGTCAGCCGGGGGGAGGTCCCCGAGGACGCTCCCTCACTCGTCATGGCAGAGCGCAGAGGTGAGGTGCACCTGCCCGCCCTGATCACCGAGCACCTCGGTGTCGCCTCCCGCAACGAGGCGCGCCGCCTGATCGGATCCGGCGCGGTAAGCGTCGACGGCCGCAGGCTCACCGACCTCGACGTCCCGGCGGCGGACCTGATCGGCGGAACGCTCCGGGTCGGGCGCCGGCGCTACCTGCGCATCGCCTGA